From the Callithrix jacchus isolate 240 chromosome 22, calJac240_pri, whole genome shotgun sequence genome, the window ggtggatcatttgaggtcaggagttcgagaccagcctgatcaacatggtgaaaccccatctctactaaaaataaaaaattagccgggcatggtggcatatgcttgtaatcccagctactcaggaggctaagacaggagaattgtttgaacccaggaggcggaggttgtaatgagctgagatcacgacatggcactccagcctgggagacagagcgagactctatctcaaaataaataaataaataagagaaagaaaaggagaaaagacacaGGGACATAGACACCAGGAAGAATGCCAAGTGATGATGGGCATTGAGAGAAGCAGCCACAAGCCAGAGAAGCTGGGCATCTCTGACTGCATCCAGAAGccaggaaaaggggagggagccACTCGGAGGGACTCAGAAGGAGCATGGTTCTACTGACACCTTGGTTTcagactcccagcctccagaaggaTGAGACAATGAATTtttgaggttttctttctttctttcttttttttagtgggagtctcacactgttgcccaggctggagtgcagtggtgcaatctcccctcactgcaaactctccgtcttgggttcaagctattgttgtgcctcagcctcctgagttactgagattgcaggtgcccaacaccacgtcctggataatttttgtatttttagtagagatgggggtttcactatgttggccaggctggtctcaaactcctgaccttaagcaatctgcctgccttagcctcccaaactgctgggattacaggcatgagccaccatgcctggcaaatttctgttgttttaagccgcacagtttgtggtgctttgttacggcagccctagGAATCTAAGACAACCCCattccacagatgaggaaactgaggccaaagtTGCGCAGCTGGAAACTGGCAGAGTTGAGATTGAAACCCAAGCCTGGCTGAGTCCAGAGCCCCCATACAGAAACCTCACGAGAAATATGAGAAATGCCACCCCATGGGCCTCCTTAGATTCCACAGCGACCTCCCTCTATTCCTATCTCAAGGTCCCTGCGACTTGCACTCCGGAGCTCCTTTTGTGGCAAGTGGTATGGAGTAGGTGCCCCTGAATAGATGGCAAGAGGGTTCACATCCACTTTCCTGCACTTCggaattgtgtttttctttttcttttttttttgagacagagtcttgctctgtcgcctaggctggagtgcagtggcatgatctcagctcactggaacctctgcctcccaggttagagtgattctcctgcctcagcctcctgagtagctgggattataggcacctgccaccacgcctgcctaatttttgtatttttactagagacggggtttcaccatgttggccaggctggtctcgaactcccgacctcaggtgatctgcctgcctcggcctcccaaactgctacgattacaggcatgagccaccatgcgtggcctgCATTTCTTATTAAGTGGCAGGTGGATTGGGGAAGAGTAGAGGAAGGAGGGATTTTCCTTGGCTCCTGGCAGGAAGCAAGAAGACGAGTGTCAGTTCTGGGAGGCAGACCTTGATGGGAAGCCCTGGGGGCACCAGCCTCTCCTCCAGGGTCTCCTCTGACCTTCCCAGATGAGGCAGGGGCCTGTTGGAGCCCCTAAGCTTCCTGCGCTTTCCCCATCACAGCCCCATCCTTCTGCCTGGGTTTCTTGCATCCCTGCTCGCACCCCCTGGGCTGTCTCCCCCTTGGACTGTTTAAGACAGGACCTGGCACTGTCCTGATGACCACTGCAGGGCTGACCTGCATAGAACACCCCCTCGCCCCTCTGCACATATTACCATGAAGGATCCCCCGACCGGAAGAACCTAGCTAGGGGCCAGAGGCAGGGATTCCATCACCTGTAGATGGATCCTAAGGGACAGCTGAGCCACACAAATTCTGTCTCCTCATCAAGCCTGAAGCTGTCAAAAATGACGTAATTCATCTTTAACTGTGTGTTGTTGGTGCACTGGACGTGGCAGGCCTCCACCTGCAGCTCAGGCCGCAAGCGGCTGGACCACACCTGCACGTCTCCCAGATAGAGCCAGCAGGGCATGGCTTCCTCCAGATGCTCCTCAATATAGCAGTACCCCAGGCGCTTACGCTCGCCAGGCCCCTCGCAGTGGTTGCAGTCCTGCCAGGGCTCCCACCGGGTAAAAATGAGTTCTTCGCCGCCCAGATGCAGGGTCTGGTTCTCCAGGGGTCTCTGACCCAGGCCCTTGTGTGTTACATGCAGGGTGGCGACATCCTGGAAGTCAATCTCATACTGCACCACTTGGCGATCATTGTTGTTCCAGCAGTGGTAGAGACCCGTCTGGGAGGGCAATGGATCTTTAATGAGAAGGCTGCCCTCAGGCATTATTTCCATATTGGAAATATTGGTGAGGCTGGTGAGCGTGCCCTTCTCGCCTCGTGTGAATAAGTAGTACCAGTGTGCCCCCGAGGAGTTGCAGTACAAGAGAATATCATTGCCGGAGAGGAGGGCCTGTTGGCACTGGTTACCGCTGGGGCAGCTGATGGAAAAGTAGAACCCCAGCGCTGGGGCAGCAACCTGGAGCAGCAGCCACAGCATGGGTGGCATGGCAGACTGGGGCTGTGGCAGGGGGCAGGTGCCACCCTGGACATTGTGAGGTCACCCATGAACTCTGGCCTCAGCCCTGGGCAGCAGGATGAACTGCAGGCCACCCCATGGGTGTGTGAGGTCACCATCCCCTTTTGTTTTGTGACAAGCTGACaacactacattttttttttttttttgagagagagaattttgctcttgttgcccaggctggagtgcagtgatgcgatctcagctcactgcaatctctgcctccctgattcaagcgattgtccggcctcagcctcctgagtagctgggactacaggtgcccaccaccatgcctggctaatttttatatttttagtagagacgggtttttgccatgttggccagactggtcttgaactcctgactttgtgatcctcccaccttagcctcccaaagtgctgggattacaggagtgagccactgtgccccaccaacCGCACTTAATTTCTATTCCAAGCCTTCCATTTTTCTGGGAAAGGAGCAAACTTAATTTGTCTATTCAGAGTGTTCTCCACCAtctgcctcccttcctttcccaagGGTGAGACTACATTCCCAAGGATGGAACAAGAGCATGAAAGTGTCACGTGTGAACATTCATCACGTATTTCCTGAACTCTTACTAGCACTGGGGATAAAGTAGTAAACAAATTGTctctggggccgggcacagtggctcacgcctgtaattccagcactgtgggaggccgaggtgggtggattacctgaggtcaggagttcgagactagcctggccaacgtagtgaaaccgtgtctctactaaaatacaaatattagccgggcgtggtggtgcgtgcctggcttgtcccagctactcgggaggctgaa encodes:
- the LOC100385920 gene encoding protein FAM187B is translated as MPPMLWLLLQVAAPALGFYFSISCPSGNQCQQALLSGNDILLYCNSSGAHWYYLFTRGEKGTLTSLTNISNMEIMPEGSLLIKDPLPSQTGLYHCWNNNDRQVVQYEIDFQDVATLHVTHKGLGQRPLENQTLHLGGEELIFTRWEPWQDCNHCEGPGERKRLGYCYIEEHLEEAMPCWLYLGDVQVWSSRLRPELQVEACHVQCTNNTQLKMNYVIFDSFRLDEETEFVWLSCPLGSIYRPVNWRANDTPLTWESQLSGRYFTTFLDPSTGGRQLQVFQPAIYRCFVQQELVAQFNPTANPETLEAQWRENEAQWQEARKTPRGRADFVLKGLKLVLLVGTILALLGALLKFIRPSPGRKSILVLMVK